From Providencia sp. R33, a single genomic window includes:
- the sufD gene encoding Fe-S cluster assembly protein SufD, with protein MAGLLTNSERAQKRAEVAALNEQAMSRFATLFEQRLGENSQHAKSHWELAKQVGLPTFRHEDWHYTPLNNVLNTQYHFSDTDAVTSECEKLALPIDAYRIVLIDGRYSSALSSIDVGPFQVSLLDNQDLLPAPVNSEIFLHLTESLAVQPLVIHLAANKIAEKPLYLLNISSGRNDEQVMNISQYRHHLTLDTNSKAQVIEHFVSLNGQAHMTGSRLTAEVGDNADFSHFKLNVENSQAQHFAHNDIVVGRDSRVKSTSFLLGAGLTRNHTSARLDGENTELELNSLLLPKGNEIADTRTYLEHNNSFCNSRQLHKVIGMDSSKAVFNGMIKVAPNALKTDGQMTNNTLLLGDKAEIDTKPQLEIYADDVKCGHGATVGRIDDEQLFYLRSRGIDGKAAKHMIIIAFAAELTESIESEELKHAVMANIRQRLAEV; from the coding sequence ATGGCTGGCTTATTGACCAACAGTGAAAGAGCACAAAAGCGTGCTGAAGTTGCTGCGCTCAATGAGCAAGCAATGTCACGCTTTGCAACGCTGTTCGAACAACGCTTAGGCGAAAATTCGCAGCATGCAAAAAGCCATTGGGAGCTGGCTAAACAGGTCGGCTTACCTACATTTCGTCATGAAGATTGGCATTACACGCCACTGAATAACGTATTGAATACTCAATACCATTTTAGTGATACAGATGCTGTTACGAGTGAATGTGAAAAGCTAGCGTTACCGATTGATGCTTACCGTATTGTATTAATTGATGGGCGCTATAGTTCAGCACTTAGTTCTATTGATGTCGGGCCATTCCAAGTGTCTCTGCTCGATAATCAAGATTTACTTCCTGCACCCGTCAATAGCGAAATCTTTTTACATTTAACGGAAAGCTTGGCGGTACAGCCGTTAGTTATCCACTTAGCAGCAAATAAAATAGCGGAAAAACCGTTGTATTTACTGAATATTTCGAGTGGCAGAAATGATGAACAGGTGATGAATATCAGCCAATATCGTCATCATTTAACCTTAGATACCAACAGTAAAGCGCAGGTCATTGAGCACTTTGTCAGTTTAAATGGCCAAGCGCATATGACGGGAAGCCGTTTAACCGCGGAAGTGGGTGATAACGCAGACTTTAGCCACTTCAAATTGAATGTGGAAAATTCACAGGCGCAACATTTCGCCCATAACGACATTGTGGTTGGACGTGATAGCCGCGTTAAAAGCACCAGCTTTTTGTTAGGTGCAGGCTTAACACGTAACCATACAAGTGCACGCCTTGATGGTGAAAATACTGAGCTTGAGCTTAACAGTTTACTGTTGCCAAAAGGTAATGAAATTGCGGATACACGAACGTATTTGGAGCACAACAACAGTTTCTGTAATAGCCGTCAATTGCATAAAGTGATTGGGATGGACAGCAGTAAAGCGGTGTTTAATGGGATGATCAAAGTTGCCCCAAATGCGCTGAAAACTGATGGCCAAATGACGAACAATACCTTGTTGCTCGGTGATAAAGCTGAAATCGATACTAAGCCACAACTCGAAATTTATGCAGACGACGTGAAATGTGGTCATGGTGCGACAGTAGGTCGAATTGATGATGAACAATTGTTTTATCTGCGTTCAAGAGGGATTGATGGCAAAGCGGCTAAGCATATGATCATCATCGCATTTGCCGCAGAATTGACAGAGTCTATTGAGTCGGAAGAGTTAAAGCACGCTGTGATGGCAAACATCCGCCAGCGCTTAGCGGAGGTTTAA
- the sufC gene encoding Fe-S cluster assembly ATPase SufC: protein MLSVKDLHVSVEGNEILKGLSLEVKPGEVHAIMGPNGSGKSTLSATLAGREEYEIDSGSVTFKGKNLFELDPEERAGEGVFLAFQYPVEIPGVSNQFFLQTAVNAVREYRQQDALDRFDFQDFIEDKIKLLEMPEDLLARSVNVGFSGGEKKRNDILQMAALEPQLCILDETDSGLDIDALKIVSNGVNSLRSPERSFIIVTHYQRILDYVKPDFVHVLYQGKIIKSGDFSLAKKLEEQGYGWLIDQQ from the coding sequence ATGTTAAGTGTTAAAGATTTACACGTGAGTGTAGAAGGTAATGAGATTTTAAAAGGGTTATCACTGGAAGTTAAACCAGGGGAAGTTCACGCCATCATGGGCCCAAATGGTTCAGGTAAAAGTACATTATCGGCAACACTTGCTGGTCGCGAAGAATATGAAATTGATAGCGGTTCAGTGACCTTTAAAGGCAAAAATTTATTTGAATTAGATCCAGAAGAACGTGCGGGAGAAGGGGTATTCTTAGCATTTCAATACCCAGTCGAAATTCCTGGTGTGAGTAATCAATTTTTCTTACAAACAGCGGTTAATGCAGTGCGTGAATATCGTCAACAAGACGCATTAGACCGTTTTGATTTCCAAGATTTTATTGAAGATAAAATTAAATTATTGGAAATGCCAGAGGATTTATTAGCGCGTTCTGTTAACGTCGGTTTCTCCGGTGGTGAGAAAAAACGTAATGATATCCTGCAAATGGCGGCACTAGAACCACAGCTTTGCATTCTTGATGAAACAGACTCAGGTCTGGATATTGACGCCCTGAAAATTGTGTCTAACGGTGTGAATTCACTGCGTTCTCCTGAGCGCTCATTTATTATTGTGACACACTATCAACGCATTTTAGATTATGTAAAACCTGACTTCGTCCACGTTTTATATCAAGGGAAAATCATCAAATCAGGTGATTTCAGTTTAGCGAAAAAACTGGAGGAGCAGGGTTATGGCTGGCTTATTGACCAACAGTGA
- the sufB gene encoding Fe-S cluster assembly protein SufB, producing the protein MSQSNVEVGDDVQSWLDDQRYKEGFFTEVATDEMAKGINEDVVRAISAKRNEPEWMLQFRLDAFNHWKGMEEPHWLKAQYPNLDYQDYSYYSAPSCGSCDDTCGSQSGATQATGVAETNNYLTAEVEEAFNQLGVPVREGKAVAVDAIFDSVSVSTTYREDLAKHGVIFCSFSEAIQEYPELVQKYLGSVVSSHDNFFAALNAAVASDGTFVYIPKGVHCPMELSTYFRINAAKTGQFERTILIADEGSYVSYIEGCSAPVRDSYQLHAAVVEVIIHKDAEVKYSTVQNWFSGGDSEEGGILNFVTKRALCEGENSKMSWTQSETGSAITWKYPSVILKGDNSVGEFFSVALTNGNQQADTGTKMIHIGKNTRSTIISKGISAGKSQNSYRGLVKILPSAQNARNFTQCDSMLIGTQCGAHTFPYVEVKNNTAQLEHEATTSRIGEDQLFYCLQRGISEDDAISMIVNGFCKDVFSELPLEFAVEAQKLLAISLEHSVG; encoded by the coding sequence ATGTCACAGAGCAATGTAGAAGTTGGCGATGATGTTCAAAGCTGGCTTGATGACCAGCGTTATAAAGAGGGCTTCTTTACGGAAGTCGCAACAGATGAAATGGCAAAAGGGATCAACGAAGATGTTGTCCGCGCTATTTCAGCGAAACGTAATGAGCCTGAGTGGATGTTACAATTCCGCCTTGATGCCTTTAATCACTGGAAAGGCATGGAAGAGCCCCATTGGCTCAAAGCCCAATACCCAAATCTTGATTATCAGGATTACAGCTATTATTCCGCGCCATCTTGTGGCTCGTGTGATGATACCTGTGGTTCACAATCTGGGGCAACCCAAGCAACAGGCGTTGCTGAAACCAATAATTATTTAACGGCGGAAGTTGAAGAAGCGTTTAATCAACTGGGTGTGCCTGTTCGTGAAGGTAAAGCCGTTGCCGTTGATGCCATTTTTGACTCCGTGTCAGTGTCGACCACATACCGTGAAGACCTTGCGAAACATGGCGTGATTTTCTGCTCATTTAGCGAAGCTATCCAAGAATACCCTGAATTGGTTCAGAAATACTTGGGCAGTGTCGTTTCAAGCCACGATAACTTTTTCGCAGCGTTAAATGCGGCGGTCGCTTCTGATGGCACCTTTGTGTACATCCCGAAAGGGGTGCATTGCCCAATGGAGCTTTCCACTTATTTTCGCATTAACGCTGCTAAAACAGGGCAGTTTGAACGCACTATTTTGATTGCGGACGAGGGCAGTTACGTCAGTTATATCGAAGGGTGTTCAGCGCCTGTTCGTGATAGCTACCAATTGCACGCTGCGGTAGTTGAAGTCATTATCCACAAAGATGCAGAGGTTAAATACTCTACTGTTCAAAACTGGTTCTCGGGTGGGGATAGCGAAGAAGGTGGTATCCTAAACTTCGTGACTAAGCGTGCATTGTGTGAGGGTGAAAATTCCAAAATGTCGTGGACCCAATCTGAAACAGGTTCAGCGATTACGTGGAAATACCCAAGTGTGATCCTTAAAGGGGATAACTCAGTTGGTGAGTTCTTCTCTGTGGCACTGACCAACGGTAACCAGCAAGCAGATACCGGAACCAAGATGATCCACATCGGGAAAAACACCCGATCAACGATTATCTCAAAAGGAATTTCTGCAGGTAAGAGCCAAAACAGCTACCGTGGTTTAGTCAAAATTCTGCCAAGCGCCCAAAATGCGCGTAACTTCACGCAGTGTGATTCCATGTTAATTGGTACACAGTGTGGGGCGCATACATTCCCTTATGTGGAAGTCAAAAATAATACGGCACAGCTTGAACATGAAGCCACAACGTCACGTATTGGCGAAGACCAGTTGTTTTACTGCTTACAACGTGGAATTAGTGAAGATGATGCTATCTCTATGATTGTAAATGGTTTCTGTAAAGATGTGTTCTCGGAACTTCCTTTAGAGTTTGCCGTAGAAGCACAAAAATTGCTGGCGATCAGCTTAGAGCATAGCGTTGGCTGA
- the sufA gene encoding Fe-S cluster assembly scaffold SufA, producing MTDGVETFSFDENNWQGVCLTQSAAKQIKKLMVQNPNTKGLSLGVKQSGCAGFGYVFEMIENPTDNHLLFELDGAHLYVPKEAMPFIDGTVVDYVQEGLNQIFKFNNPKAQHACGCGESFGV from the coding sequence ATGACTGACGGTGTAGAGACATTTTCATTTGATGAAAACAATTGGCAGGGAGTTTGCCTGACACAAAGCGCTGCAAAACAAATCAAAAAATTGATGGTGCAAAACCCAAATACTAAAGGGCTTTCACTCGGCGTTAAACAGTCTGGCTGCGCAGGCTTCGGTTATGTATTTGAAATGATCGAAAACCCAACCGACAACCACCTGTTATTTGAACTCGATGGGGCGCACCTTTATGTGCCAAAAGAAGCAATGCCATTTATAGATGGCACAGTCGTTGATTACGTCCAAGAAGGGCTGAATCAAATTTTCAAATTCAATAACCCGAAAGCCCAACATGCCTGTGGGTGTGGTGAAAGCTTCGGCGTTTAA
- the menI gene encoding 1,4-dihydroxy-2-naphthoyl-CoA hydrolase produces MIWKRQFDLAQLAEMSKTCMLGHIGIEITKVGDDYMEGTMPVDARTKQPFGLLHGGASVVLAESLGSIAGYMCTEGEQRVVGVEINANHVRAARSGVVRGVCKPIHLGRRQQVWNIEIFNEQGKLCCTSRLTTAVLFE; encoded by the coding sequence ATGATTTGGAAACGTCAATTTGATTTAGCACAATTAGCTGAAATGTCAAAAACTTGCATGTTAGGGCACATTGGTATCGAAATCACCAAAGTGGGTGATGATTATATGGAAGGCACGATGCCGGTGGATGCGCGAACAAAGCAGCCTTTTGGTTTGCTGCATGGTGGCGCATCCGTGGTATTGGCTGAGTCATTAGGCTCTATCGCAGGCTATATGTGCACTGAAGGTGAACAGCGCGTGGTGGGTGTTGAAATCAATGCTAACCATGTTCGTGCAGCGCGTTCAGGTGTTGTACGTGGCGTTTGCAAGCCCATTCATCTCGGCCGGCGTCAGCAAGTCTGGAACATTGAAATTTTCAATGAGCAAGGCAAGTTATGTTGCACATCACGTCTAACAACTGCGGTTTTATTTGAGTAA
- the ydiJ gene encoding D-2-hydroxyglutarate dehydrogenase YdiJ, with product MIPRISEAPHLSQLVITFLHELQEQGFTGDTGTSYAERLSMATDNSIYQLLPQAVVFPRSSADVQIITRVAGQEKYRELTFTPRGGGTGTNGQSLTEGIVVDMSRYMNRILEINPEQGWVKVEAGVIKDQLNQFLKPYGYFFSPELSTSNRATLGGMINTDASGQGSLVYGKTSDHVLGVKAMVLGGECLDTRAMPIALAQTIASEDSVVGRIYKTVLERCLEQRPLIEAKFPKLNRFLTGYDLRHVFNDELTEFDLTRILTGSEGSLAFITEATLDITPLPKVRRLVNVKYDSFESALRNAPFMVQAKALSVETVDSKVLNLAKEDIVWHSVKALITDVPNKEMLGLNIVEFSGDDEDEINQLTESLCQRLDELMASNQAGVIGYQTCHDLEDITRIYNMRKKAVGLLGNSKGAAKPIPFVEDTCVPPEHLADYIVEFRALLDNHKLNYGMFGHVDAGVLHVRPALDMCDPQQEVLMKQISDEIVALTAKYGGLLWGEHGKGFRAEYSPEFFGDVLYGELRNIKAAFDPDNRLNPGKICPPAGLDAPMKQVDGIKRGTYDRQIPVQMRQEFRGAMDCNGNGLCFNFDVKSPMCPSMKISGQRIHSPKGRATLVREWLRLLAEQGVTPEHLEKGITQSQPSLRGLIEKTRNTWRAKQGDYDFSHEVKASMSGCLACKACSTQCPIKIDVPSFRAKFLALYHGRYLRPVRDHIVANVEASAPLLSKVPGVFNFFLRQNIVQKLSERTIGMVDLPLFSQPTLKQELSGHAAVTVTLEQLEGMSAGQRENYVLVVQDPFTSYYDAKVVADFVRLIEKLGYKPVLLPFSPNGKAQHIKGFLAKFAKTARKTADFLNRVAKLQLPMVGVDPALVLCYRDEYHEILGKDQCQFTVMLAHEWLITLPEPQIAQTGEAQPWYFFGHCTESTALPNSANQWASLFARFGQQLNNVSVGCCGMAGTYGHEVANLENSKGIYNLSWKGAMSSLPKERCLSSGYSCRSQVKRMENTLIKHPIQALLEIV from the coding sequence ATGATCCCGCGTATATCAGAAGCACCTCATCTCAGCCAACTCGTCATCACGTTCTTGCATGAGCTACAAGAACAAGGTTTTACGGGTGATACTGGCACCAGTTATGCAGAAAGATTATCCATGGCGACAGACAACAGTATTTATCAGTTGCTGCCTCAAGCTGTCGTTTTCCCGCGCTCTAGTGCGGACGTGCAAATTATTACACGTGTTGCAGGGCAAGAAAAATACCGTGAGCTCACTTTCACACCTCGTGGCGGTGGTACGGGAACAAACGGGCAATCCTTAACTGAAGGGATTGTGGTCGATATGTCCCGCTATATGAACCGCATTTTAGAAATTAACCCAGAGCAGGGTTGGGTTAAGGTTGAGGCGGGGGTCATAAAAGACCAGCTGAACCAATTTCTAAAGCCATACGGCTATTTTTTCTCACCTGAATTATCAACCAGTAACCGTGCCACACTAGGTGGGATGATTAATACAGATGCATCAGGACAAGGTTCGCTGGTTTATGGTAAAACCTCTGATCATGTATTAGGCGTTAAAGCGATGGTATTGGGAGGTGAATGCCTCGATACCCGAGCTATGCCTATTGCTCTCGCCCAAACGATTGCGTCTGAAGATTCGGTGGTGGGGCGTATCTATAAAACGGTATTAGAGCGCTGCCTTGAACAACGTCCGTTAATTGAAGCAAAATTTCCCAAGCTTAACCGTTTTTTAACGGGCTATGATTTACGCCATGTGTTTAACGATGAGTTAACGGAGTTTGACCTCACCCGTATTCTAACGGGGTCAGAAGGGTCTCTTGCGTTTATCACGGAAGCGACGCTGGATATTACGCCACTTCCTAAAGTACGCCGCTTAGTAAATGTGAAATATGACTCGTTTGAGTCTGCACTACGTAATGCGCCTTTTATGGTGCAGGCTAAAGCATTATCCGTTGAAACGGTTGATTCAAAAGTGCTTAACCTTGCGAAGGAAGACATCGTTTGGCATTCCGTCAAAGCCTTAATTACTGATGTGCCAAACAAAGAAATGTTAGGGTTAAACATTGTTGAATTTAGCGGCGACGATGAAGATGAAATCAATCAATTGACTGAAAGTTTGTGTCAACGCTTAGATGAATTAATGGCAAGCAATCAAGCAGGCGTAATTGGTTACCAAACCTGTCATGATCTTGAAGATATCACACGTATTTATAATATGCGTAAAAAAGCGGTTGGTTTACTGGGTAACAGTAAAGGGGCCGCTAAGCCTATTCCATTTGTTGAAGATACATGTGTTCCACCTGAGCATCTTGCTGATTATATTGTTGAATTCAGAGCGTTGCTAGACAATCATAAACTCAATTATGGCATGTTTGGCCATGTGGATGCAGGGGTTTTACATGTGCGCCCTGCGTTGGATATGTGCGATCCACAGCAAGAAGTATTAATGAAACAAATTTCTGATGAAATTGTTGCATTAACTGCGAAATACGGTGGTCTTCTTTGGGGGGAGCACGGTAAAGGTTTCCGCGCGGAGTATAGCCCTGAGTTCTTTGGTGATGTGCTGTACGGTGAATTACGTAATATTAAAGCTGCATTTGACCCCGACAATCGTTTGAATCCGGGGAAAATTTGCCCGCCAGCGGGTTTAGATGCACCAATGAAACAAGTTGATGGCATCAAACGCGGTACATACGACCGCCAAATTCCGGTGCAGATGCGCCAAGAGTTCCGTGGTGCAATGGACTGTAATGGAAACGGGCTCTGTTTTAACTTTGATGTGAAAAGCCCAATGTGCCCATCGATGAAAATCAGTGGCCAGCGTATTCATTCACCAAAAGGGCGCGCCACATTAGTGCGCGAATGGTTGAGGTTACTTGCCGAGCAAGGCGTGACACCGGAGCATCTTGAAAAAGGTATCACGCAGAGCCAACCATCATTACGTGGATTGATTGAAAAAACACGCAATACGTGGCGAGCTAAACAAGGGGATTATGATTTTTCCCATGAAGTCAAAGCCTCGATGTCAGGGTGTTTGGCGTGTAAGGCGTGTTCAACACAATGCCCAATTAAAATTGATGTGCCATCGTTTAGAGCGAAATTTTTAGCGTTATATCACGGCCGCTATTTGCGCCCTGTTCGTGACCATATCGTTGCAAATGTGGAAGCAAGTGCGCCGTTACTGTCAAAAGTGCCTGGTGTTTTTAACTTTTTCTTGCGTCAAAATATCGTGCAAAAATTAAGTGAACGCACTATTGGGATGGTGGATTTGCCGCTGTTTTCGCAACCGACTTTAAAACAAGAGCTTTCAGGCCACGCTGCAGTCACAGTGACGTTAGAGCAACTTGAAGGAATGAGCGCAGGGCAACGGGAAAATTATGTGCTGGTGGTACAAGACCCATTTACCAGCTATTACGATGCGAAAGTCGTTGCAGATTTTGTGCGATTAATCGAAAAATTAGGTTATAAGCCCGTGTTGTTGCCATTTTCACCCAATGGTAAAGCGCAACATATCAAAGGCTTTCTAGCTAAATTTGCGAAAACGGCTCGTAAAACCGCGGACTTTTTAAACCGTGTGGCAAAATTGCAATTGCCCATGGTGGGAGTCGACCCTGCATTAGTTTTGTGCTATCGCGATGAATACCATGAAATTTTAGGTAAAGACCAATGCCAATTTACGGTAATGCTGGCTCATGAATGGTTAATTACCTTGCCTGAACCACAAATTGCACAAACAGGTGAAGCACAGCCATGGTATTTTTTTGGTCATTGTACCGAATCGACAGCACTGCCAAACAGTGCAAACCAATGGGCGTCTTTATTTGCACGCTTTGGGCAGCAACTTAACAATGTGAGTGTAGGCTGTTGTGGAATGGCGGGAACTTATGGACACGAGGTTGCAAACCTAGAAAACTCGAAAGGAATTTATAACTTATCTTGGAAAGGGGCGATGTCGTCACTGCCAAAAGAGCGCTGTTTAAGTTCAGGCTACTCTTGCCGCAGCCAAGTAAAACGCATGGAAAACACGTTAATAAAACACCCGATTCAAGCTTTGTTGGAGATTGTTTAA
- the ydiK gene encoding AI-2E family transporter YdiK has protein sequence MEKSQKRLDLPKLIFGLLSIVLLIAACFWVLNPFILGFVWAGMMVIATWPLLLRLEARLWNKRWLAALVMVLLILLLFVIPLGILIGSIIENSSPLIELAKSPSSLTLPDLEWLNTIPMVGEKIYYAWHSLVASGGNALLAKIQPYFGQAAGWFATQAISAGRFVFHLVLMLLFSGLLYLKGETVMLGMRHFAVRLAGIRGDAAVVLAAQSIRAVALGVVVTALIQAIVGGVGLALSGISYAAILTVLLFICCVAQLGPLLIMIPSVLWLFWTGDTTWGIILAVWAAIVATMDGVLRPWLIKMGADLPMVLILVGVIGGILSFGMIGLFIGPVVLAVSYSLLKAWMNEVAPPNEDLSETEKFLAEEFLIKK, from the coding sequence ATGGAAAAATCGCAAAAACGTTTGGATCTACCCAAACTTATTTTCGGGCTGCTATCCATCGTTTTACTGATAGCCGCCTGCTTTTGGGTACTTAATCCCTTTATTCTTGGTTTTGTTTGGGCAGGAATGATGGTCATTGCAACTTGGCCGCTGTTATTGCGCCTTGAAGCTCGCCTGTGGAATAAAAGATGGCTTGCAGCCTTAGTGATGGTTCTTCTCATTTTACTGCTGTTTGTGATCCCTCTTGGCATTTTAATCGGCAGTATCATTGAAAACAGCTCTCCACTCATTGAGCTGGCAAAGTCCCCATCAAGCCTCACATTGCCTGACTTAGAGTGGTTAAACACTATCCCTATGGTTGGCGAAAAGATTTATTACGCATGGCATAGCCTCGTTGCCAGTGGTGGTAATGCCCTACTTGCTAAAATTCAGCCTTACTTTGGGCAGGCTGCTGGTTGGTTTGCAACACAAGCAATTAGTGCTGGGCGTTTTGTTTTCCACTTAGTATTAATGCTGCTCTTTAGTGGACTACTCTACCTGAAAGGCGAAACGGTCATGTTAGGCATGCGCCATTTTGCCGTTCGTTTAGCAGGGATCCGTGGTGATGCTGCCGTTGTCTTAGCCGCACAATCCATTCGCGCAGTTGCACTTGGTGTAGTTGTGACCGCGTTGATTCAAGCGATTGTTGGTGGTGTTGGCCTTGCACTATCGGGTATTAGTTATGCGGCTATTCTGACCGTATTGCTGTTTATCTGCTGTGTAGCGCAATTAGGGCCCCTATTAATTATGATCCCATCAGTATTATGGTTATTTTGGACTGGCGATACCACGTGGGGCATTATTTTAGCGGTTTGGGCCGCCATTGTTGCAACCATGGATGGTGTACTTCGCCCATGGCTGATTAAGATGGGGGCTGATTTACCAATGGTACTGATCCTTGTTGGGGTTATCGGCGGGATTTTATCATTTGGTATGATTGGATTGTTTATTGGCCCTGTTGTTTTAGCGGTTTCCTACAGTTTATTGAAGGCTTGGATGAACGAAGTCGCCCCACCTAATGAAGATCTAAGTGAAACCGAAAAGTTTCTCGCAGAAGAATTCTTGATTAAGAAATAA